CCAGGCCGACCGCGACGCCGACGGTGGTGGCGGCGCCGACCACGATGAACGGGGCGCGGTACATCGGGGTGTCGGCGTTGAGCTTGGAGACGGACTGGCCGCCGAGGACGGCGGGCGCGGGCAGGACGCGCTCCTGGGGGATGAACACGTCCTTGGCGGTGGTGGTGACGCTGCCGGTGCCGCGCAGGCCGCTGGTGTGCCAGTCGTCGACGATCTCCAGCTCCGCCATCGGGACGGGCGCCATCACGGGGTAGGGCTGCCCGGCCGGGTCGAGGAAGATCGCCGCGCTCTGCTGCCACTGGCTGCTCAGGGCGCCGCTGATGAACGGCCAGGAGCCGTTGACCAGGATGCCGCCGGGGACGGGGACGGCCGTCGCGGTGCCCGGTCCGATGGTGGCGCAGACCCGCACGTCGGGGTCGGCGAACACCTCGTCCTGGACCTCGTCGGGGAACAGGCCCAGGCCCCAGCCGGCGATCAGGGAGCTGGCCAGCACCCAGCCGGCGGACCCGTCGGCGCGGGCGACCTCGGTGACCACGTCGACCATGGTCCGCGCGTCGGCCTCGTACCCGCCGTAGCGCAGCGGGATCCGCATCCGGAACAGGCCGGCCCCGCTCAGGGCCTCGACCGTCTCCTCGTGCAGCCGGCGGTTCTCCGCCGACCACGCGGCGTGGGAGCGCAGCACGGGCGCTGTCTCCGACACCCGCCGCAGCAGGTCGTCCCGGGACGGGACGGCGAAAGTGGACATGCCTTCTCCTTGGCTGGATCTACTGGATTTAGCCGGAACAACTGGATCTGTCGGAATCCGCTGATCACGCCCCCCGCCACCGCGCCGGCACCCGGGCCGCGCCGCCCGGGCACCGGGGGCGCCCGCCCGCCGCCCGGTGCGGCCGCCCGGCCGGGAGCGGACGCGGGCATGCCGCGTCGGCGGCCGCTCGTGGCCGGGGTCGGTACGGGGTCGGTACGGGGTGTTCGGGCGGGCGCGGGCGGGCGCGGTGCGCGCTCCGGTGCGGGGCGTCCGGTCCGGGGTGTCCCGCACCGCGCCGCCGCGGTCGTGCCGTTGCCGGCTGCCGGTGGCCGTTGCCGTCACCGCCGTTGCCGCCGGTGGCGGTGGGCGGGTCGGTCCGGTGCGAGGGGCCGGGGCGGGGACGGGCGGGTCAGGCGAAGAACGTGTTGAACTCGTCGATCACGGCCTGCGGGGCCTCTTCGACGAAGTAGTGGCCCGCGTCGGGGACCACGACGACCCGCACGTCGCCGGC
The sequence above is a segment of the Kitasatospora sp. NBC_00240 genome. Coding sequences within it:
- a CDS encoding acyl-CoA dehydrogenase family protein, encoding MSTFAVPSRDDLLRRVSETAPVLRSHAAWSAENRRLHEETVEALSGAGLFRMRIPLRYGGYEADARTMVDVVTEVARADGSAGWVLASSLIAGWGLGLFPDEVQDEVFADPDVRVCATIGPGTATAVPVPGGILVNGSWPFISGALSSQWQQSAAIFLDPAGQPYPVMAPVPMAELEIVDDWHTSGLRGTGSVTTTAKDVFIPQERVLPAPAVLGGQSVSKLNADTPMYRAPFIVVGAATTVGVAVGLAHAVQDAFFERLPGRKIAYTEYPSQSEAPVTHLRVAEAAMKIDEAQFHAQRLAALVDAKCASGDSWEMTERARSRADEGAAARLTLEAAQILAGSSGGSSAYTKVPLQRMVGDLQTFNLHAMMNPDVNAETYGRVLCGLEPNTYYI